The genomic region TCTCCGCGATCTGGCCGTGCACCAGGCGGGCGAACGTACGCGCCTGCAACCGGACCGCCTCGGGGCCCAAATCGGCCGCGATGTCCGCGGCACGGGCGAAGAGGTAGTCACCGACCAGGATGGCGACCGAGTTGGTCCAGCGGGAGTTCGCGCTCGGCGCACCCCGACGCACGGCAGCCTCGTCCATCACGTCGTCGTGGTAGAGCGTGGCCAGGTGGGTGAGCTCCATCACCACGGCCGCCGGAACGACCTGCGGGGCGTTGGGATCGCCGAACTGGGCGCCCAGCGCCACCAGCAGCGGCCGGAAGCGCTTCCCGCCGGCCTCGACGAGATGCCGGGCTGCCTCGGTCACGAACGGGTCGGCGCTTGCCACACTGGCCCGCAGCTCGACCTCGACCTGGTCCAGCAGGCCCAGCACGGACGCCTCGACGCGGGAATCGGCGAGATGGAGGCCGAGCGCGCCGAACTGACTCGTGCTCGCCCGACCCCGGCGACCGCCGGAGCCGGTGGCACCTGAACGCTCGCCAGCCGGAATCACCACGCTATCAACCATGCCACATGCGTTCGACCTGCTCCGGGTCGGGGATACGACCGGGGGCCGACACGCCATGAGCGTGTCGGCCCCCGGTGACCGAGGTTGACCTCAGCGAACGAATTCGGCGGCCCCGTTGGCGAGGTCCAGCAGCGGCGCCGGGGCGATTCCCAGCGCCAGGGTCGCCAGCACGCCGATCATCAGCGCGGCGGAGGTGAGCCCGCCGGGCACTGTGACCGTCGGGGTGGACTCGCCCGGCTCGGACAGCCACATCATCACCACGACCCGCAGGTACGGGAACGCCAACACCATGCTTGTCAGCACACCCGCGATCACCAGCCAGGCGTGACCGCTGTCCAGCGCCGGTCCGAAGACCGCGAACTTGCTTGTGAAGCCGCTGGTCAGCGGAATACCGGCGAAGGCCAGCAGGATGAACGTGAACAGCCCGGCGTAGAACGGGGAACGCCGTCCCAGCCCGGCCCAGCGGGACAGGTGGGTCGCCTCCCCGTCGGCGTCGCGGACAAGGGTCACGACCGCGAACGCGGCGAGCACCGAGAAGCCGTACGCCACAAGGTAGAACATCGTGCCGGAGAGCCCGTCGCGGCTCGGCGCGAGCACCCCGACCAGCAGGTAACCGGCGTTGGCGATCGACGAGTACGCGAGCAGCCGCTTGATGTCGGTCTGGGTGACCGCGAGCACCGCGCCGACGAGCATCGTCAGCACCGCCACCGCGCCGAGCACCGGGGTGAAGTCCCAGCCGGCACCGGCGAACGCCACGTGGAAGACCCGCAGCAGCGCGCCGAACGCGGCGACCTTGGTACAGGCCGCCATGAAGCCGGTGACCGGCGTCGGAGCGCCCTGGTAGACGTCCGGCGTCCACACGTGGAACGGGGCGGCAGCGGCCTTGAAGAGCAGGCCGATGGACAGCAGCGCCATACCGGCGAAGAGCAGGACCGGGCTGGCCGGCGACTCGGTCACCGCCGCGTTGATGGTGGCGAAGTCGACCCCCGCCTCCCGGCCGGGGATGCCGGAGGTGAAGCCGTAGATCAGCGCCACGCCGAACAGGAAGAACGCCGAGGCGTACGCGCCGAGCAGGAAGTACTTCATCGCCGCCTCCTGGCTCAGCAGACGCCGGCGACGGGCCAGCGCGCAGAGCAGGTACAGCGGCAGCGAGAAGACCTCGAGCGCGATGAACATGGTCAGCAGGTCGTTCGCCGCCACGAAGATCAGCATGCCGCCGATCGCGAACGAGACGAGCGGGTACACCTCGGTGAGCCCGTTGCGACCCTCGGCCTGCCGCCGGTCGTCGGCCGACTCGGCGGTCACCGCGGCCTGCGCCACGAAGGCGCTGCCCCGCTCCACCGAACGGTCACCGATCAGCAGCAACGCCATCGCGGCGAGCACCAGGATCGCGCCCTGGAGGAAGAGCGTCGGCCCGTCCACAGCGATGGCCTGACCGGCTGTGATGAGCCGGTCGTCGGCGTTGAGCACCACCATGGTCAGCGCGGCGAGGATGGCCAGCAGCGCCAGGGTCAGCTGCACGATGTGCCGCCGACGCCGGGGCACGAACGCCTCGACCAGCACACCGAGCAACGCGGTGCCCAGCATGATCAGAATCGGGGCGAGCGCCGCATAGTCGAGCGACGGCAGTTTCAATTCGGTCACTTTGCCGCCTCCTGGACGGTGCCCACCGACGGGGCGGGGTCTGTCCTGCCGATGTCGTCCATGGTCGCCTGGACGGCGGGGTTGATCACGTCGGTGACCGGCTTGGGATAGAAGCCGAGCACGATGATCAGCGCGATCAGCGGGGCGACCACCGCCTTCTCACGCAGGTTGAGGTCACGGCGCATCCCGTCGATCTGGGTGAGAGCCGGGTTGAGCGTGCCCTGCGTGGTGCGCTGGACCATCCACAACACGTACGCGGCGGCAAGGATGATGCCGACGGTGGCGATGACCGCCACCGGCTTGTTCACAGTGAACGTGCCGATAAGCACCAGGAACTCGGAGACGAACGGCGCCGTGCCGGGCAGCGCGAGCGAGGCGAGACCGGCGAAGAACAGCACACCGGCGAGCACCGGAACCAGCTTGCCGGCGCCACCGAAGTCGCTGATCAGCGACGAGCCACGCCGGGAGATCAACATGCCCACCACCAGGAACAGCAGGCCGGTGGCCAGCCCGTGGTTGAGCATGTAGAGGACCGCGCCGGTGCCGGCCTGGGTCGTGAAGGCGAAGATGCCCACCCCGATGAAACCGAAGTGCGCGATCGAGGTGTACGACACCAGCCGCTTGAGGTCGTTCTGACCGACCGCCAGCAGCGCGGCGTAGACGATGCCGATCACACCGAGCGCCAGCGCCCACGGCGCGAACCACTTCGACGCCTCGGGGAACAGCGGCAGGCAGTACCGCAGGATGCCGAACGTACCCACCTTGTCCAGGACGCCGACAAGCAGCGCCGCAGCGCCCGCCGGGGCGGCACCACCTGCGTCCGGCAGCCAGGTGTGGAACGGGAAGAACGGCGCCTTGATGGCGAACGCGATGAAGAACCCGAGGAACAGCCACCGCTCGGTGCCGGTGCTGATGTCGACCTGCGACAGCGCCTGCCAGTCGAAGGTCTTTCCGCCGACCACCCAGAGCCCGATGACCGCGGCCAGCATGAACAGACCGCCGACGAGCGAGTAGAGGAAGAACTTCACCGCCGCGTACTGCCGCTGATGGCCGCCGTAGCTGCCGATCAGGAAGTACATCGGCACCAGCATGACCTCGAAGAACACGTAGAACAGGAAGACGTCTGCGGCGGCGAAGACGCCGATCATCGTGCTTTCGAGGATCAGCAGCAGCGCGAAGTAGACAGGCACGGACCGCTTCGAGGACTCCGCGTCGTGCCAGGACGCCAGGATCACCAGTGGCACCAGCACCGCGATGAGCATCAGCATCACAAGCGCGATGCCGTCCGCGGCGAAGGTGAAGCTGACACCCCAGTTCGGAATCCACTTGTACGACTCGCGGAACTGGAACCGGTCACCGCCGGCGTTGAAGCTGACCCACATCACCACCGAGAGCACAAGCACCAGCAGCGACCAGGCGAACGCCACCTGTTTCGCCAGCTCCGGCCGGCGGCGCGGCAGGAAGGCCACCACCAGGGCGCCCACCAGCGGCGCCACGGTGAGCACCGAGAGGAACGGGAAGTTGGACATTATGCGGCCTTACCTCCGTCGTGGATGCGTAGCCCGCCGGCGGGGGCGGCCGGAAAGAGGTTGATCACGCGAACCACCCCGCCTGCACCGCCAGGAACGCCGCCATCACCAGCAGCGCACCGGCCAGGATCGAGGTGGCGTACGAGCGGACGAAACCGGTCTGCAGCCGCCGGAGTCGAGCCGAACCACCGCCGACACCGGCAGCCAGCCCATTGACCAGCCCGTCGATGCCCCGGTTGTCGAGGAAGACCAGCGCCCGGGTGAGGAAGATGCCCGGCTTCTCGAAGACCGCCTCGTTCACCGCGTCGGTGTAGAGGTTGTGCCGGGCGGCGGTGACGAGCACCCCGGCCGGCTGCGGCTCGGTGGCCGTACCGGCCCGGAACAGGAACCAGGCCAGCCCGGCGCCGAGCACTGTGATCAGCAGTGACAGGAAGGTGATCACGGCGTGCGAGAGGACAGCCTCGTGCTCCCCGTGCTCGCCACCCAGCCCGGCGGTCGCGGTCAGCCAGTCCGGCACCGACGTGGCGAGCAGGAAGCCCGCGCCGACCGAGCCGACCGCCAGCAGGATCAGCGGGATCGTCATCAGCTTCGGCGACTCGTGCGGGTGCTCGATGTCCTCGGTCCACCGCTTCGGACCGTGGAAGGTGAGCACGAACAGCCGGGTCATGTAGAAGGCGGTGAGCCCGGCGCCGAGCAGCGCGGCACCACCGAACAGCCACGCCGTCCAGTCGCTGCGCTCGAAGGCGGCCACGATGATCGGCTCCTTGGAGAAGAAGCCGGAGAACGGGAACATGCCGATGATGGCGAGCCAGCCCATCATGAACGTCAGCCAGGTGACCTTCATGTACTTCGACAGCCCGCCGAAGCGGCGGATGTCCACCTGGTCCTTCATGCCGTGCATGACCGAGCCTGCGCCCAGGAACATGTTGGCCTTGAAGAAGCCGTGCGCCAGCAGGTGCACGATGGCAAGCGCGTACGCGCCACCGCCCAGGCCGACGCCGAGGAACATGTAGCCGATCTGGCTCACCGTCGACCAGGCGAGCACCCGCTTGATGTCGTCCTTGGCCGCGCCGATGATGCAGCCCATCAGCAGCGTGAGCGCGCCGACGCTTACCACCACGAGCTGGAGCGTCGAGTTGGCCGAGAAGATCGGGTTGGACCGGGCGATCAGGTAGACGCCAGCGGTGACCATCGTGGCGGCGTGGATGAGGGCCGACACCGGGGTCGGGCCCTCCATCGCGTCCGGCAGCCACGCCTGGAGCGGGAACTGGCCGGACTTGCCGGCCGCGCCGAGCAGCAGCAGCAGGCCGAGCACCAGCACCGTGGTGGCGGTCAGTGAGCCGACCCCGTTGAACACCTCGTCGTACTGGGTGGTGCCCAGCGTGGCGAACATGATGAAGATGCCGATCGCCAGGCCGGCGTCGCCGACCCGGTTCATCAGGAACGCCTTCTTGCCGGCGGTGGCAGCGCTCGGCCGCCCGTACCAGAAGGAGATCAGCAGGTACGACGCCAGACCGACGCCCTCCCAGCCGAAGTACAACATCACGTAGTTGTTGCCGAGCACCAGCAGCAGCATGGCCGCGACGAACAGGTTGAAGTACGCGAAGAACAGGCGGCGACCCGGGTCGTGCGCCATGTACTCGACGGCGTACAGGTGGATCAGGAAGCCCACGCCGGTGATCAGGAGAACGAAGACCGCGGCCAGGGGGTCGAACAGCAGGCCGAAGTCGACACGTAGGTTGCCGACTGCGATGAAGTCCCACAGGCTCAGCTCGACCGACTTGTTCTCCAAGCCGCGCAGCTGGAAGAAGAAGGCCAGGCCGAGCACGAACGCGGCACCGATGGAGCCGACGCCCAGCCAGTGCCCCCAGCGGTCGGCCCGCCGGCCGAGCAGCAGCAGGATGGCGGCGCTGAGCAGCGGGATCGCCACCAGCAGCCAGACGCTGCCGAGCAAGCCACCTGCCGAGGCGTAAGCGACGTCGCCGAGCGGCGCCGCTGCGGCGTGCGCCAGATTCTCTTCCACTGCTTGCCCCTTAGTACTTGAGCAGGTTGGCGTCGTCGACACTCGCGGAGCGTCGAGTCCGGAAGATCGACATGATGATCGCGAGCCCGACCACGACCTCGGCCGCCGCCACCACCATCACGAAGAACGCCATGATCTGGCCGTTGAGGTCACCGTTGATCCGGCTGAAGGTGACCAGCGTCAGATTGGCCGCGTTGAGCATCAGCTCCACGCACATGAACAGCACGATCGCGTTGCGCCGGACGAGCACCCCTGCGGCGCCGATGGTGAACAGCACCGCGGCGAGGACGAGGTAGTAGTTCGGCTCGACCGAGAAGAACGATCCCATTACTTGTCCGTCCCCTTCAGCGAGGTCTCCTCGGCGGTCAGCTCGCGCTGCGGAAGGATCGCCGGGGTGCTGTGGTCGGTCAGGCGGCCGTCGGGCAGCCGGGCCGGGGTGGCCACCGAGGAGGACGTCGCGAAGACGCCGGGGCCGGGCTTGGGGCCGGGGTAGTTGCCCGGCGCGAAGCGCGCCCGCATCGTCGACGGCTGGTCGACCTTGTCCTGCTTACGGCGCTCGATGTGCGCGAGCACCATGGCACCGACCGCCGCGGTGATCAGCAGCGCCGAGGTCAGCTCGAACGCCAGGACGTACTTGGTGAAGAGCAGCCGGGCGATGCCCTGCACGTTGCCTTCCGCGTTGGCCTGCTCCAGGCCGACAGCTGTGGTGCCGTCCAGCGCGTGGTAGACGCCGCTGCCGATGAGGCCGGCGAAGCCCAGACCCAGCACGATGGCGGCGACCCGCTGGCCGCGCAGCGTCTCGATGAGCGAGTCGGAGGCGTCCCGGCCGACGAGCATGAGCACGAACAGGAACAGCATCATGATCGCGCCGGTGTAGACGATGATCTGCACCATGCCGATGAACGGCCCGGCCTGGAGCACGTAGAACACGCCCAGGCAGAGCATGGTGAGCACCAGCCACAGCGCCGAGTGCACTGCGTTGCGGGCGGCCACCATCCCGATCGCGCCGATCAGCGCGAGCGGCGCGAGGATCCAGAAGGTGACCTGCTCGCCGCCGGACACCCCGCCCGCCGCGGCCAGCACCGTAGACGTGGTCATGCTCCCTCTCCCTTGCCGGCCGCCGCACGCTGGGCGGCCTGCTCGGCACCCGGGAACGTCACGCCGGGGTGCTCCTCGACCTTGTAGCGGCCAGGGCCCATCGGGGACGTCTCGGCACCGGCGGAGGTGCCCGGGTTGTCGAGCGCGCCGACGTAGTAGTCCTTCTCGCTGTCGCCCAACCGCATCGGGTGCGGCGGCTGCTCCATGCCCTCGAGCAGCGGTGCCAGCAACTGCTCCTTCGTGAAGATCAGATCCTGCCGGTTGTCCCGGGCCAGCTCGTACTCGTTGCTCATCGTGAGCGACCGGGTCGGGCAGGCCTCGATGCACAGTCCGCAGAAGATGCACCGGGCGTAGTTGATCTGGTAGATGCTGGCGTACCGCTCACCCGGCGAGAAGCGCTGCTCGTCGGTGTTGTCGCCACCCTCGACGTAGATCGCGTCCGCCGGGCAGGCCCAGGCGCACAGCTCACAGCCGATGCACTTCTCCAGGCCGTCCGGGTGCCGGTTGAGGATGTGCCGCCCGTGGTAGCGCGGCGCCGAAACCGGCGGCTTGAACGGATAGTCGGTGGTGACGACCTTCCTGAACATGTGCGAGAAGGTGACCCCGAATCCCTTGAACGTTCCGGTGATCGCGCCCACGTCACACCTCCCTGGAGTCCGAGCCGGCGGCGATGTTGGCCGGCTCCCGCTCGGCGACCACGCGCGTGATACGCGGGCTCGGTGGTACCTGTAGATCCATCGGTGGCAGCGGGAAGCTCCCGTACGGCCGGCTGTCCACCTGTTCCTGCGGCGTCTGCGTCGGCTTGGGCTTGCGGCTCGGCCAGAACAGCGTGGCGATCAGCAGGATGCCGGCCGGGATGCCGACCGCGATGAGCTTGCCCTGCGAGTCCCAGTCCTCGATGGAGCGCAGGCCCGCCAGGACCAGGATCCAGACCAGGTTGATCGGCAGCAGCACCCGCCAGCCCAGCCGCATGAACTGGTCGTACCGGAGCCGGGGCAGCGTGCCGCGCAGCCAGACGAAGACGAAGACCAGCGCGACGACCTTGCCGAAGAACCAGAGCATCGGCCACCAACCGGAGTTGGCGCCCTCCCAGATCGTGATCGGCCACGGCGCGTGCCAGCCGCCGAGGAAGAGCGTCACTGTGAACGCCGACATCGTCACCATCGCGACGTACTCGCTGAGCATGAACAGCGCGAACTTCAGCGAGCTGTACTCGGTCTGGAAGCCCGCCACCAGCTCGGACTCCGCCTCGGGCAGGTCGAACGGCGCCCGGTTGGTCTCACCGACGATGGCGATGAAGAACATGACGAAGCTCGGCAGCAGCAGCAGCCCGTACCAGCCGGGGGCCGGGACCGTGAAGTCACCGAAGCTGAGCTGCGTGGCGTCGCCCTGTGCGGCGACGATGCCGCTTGTGGACATCGTGCCCGCCGTCATGAACACCGCGACGACGCTCAGGCCCAGCGTGACCTCGTAGGAGACCAGTTGGGCGGCGGAGCGCAGGCCGCCGAGCAGCGGGTACGTGGAGCCGGACGCCCAGCCGCCGAGCACGATGCCGTACACCGCGAGCGACGACAGGGCCAGCACCAGCAGGACGGCCACCGGCACGTCGGTGACCTGTAGTGGCGTCCGGTGCCCGAAGATGCTGACCATCGGGCCGAACGGCATCACCGACAGCGCGGTGACCGCGCAGACCACCGAGATCACCGGCGCGAAGAAGTAGACGACCTTGTCCGCCGCCTTCGGCAGGATGTCTTCCTTGAACGCCAGCTTCAGGCCGTCGGCGAGGGTTTGCAGCAGACCGAACGGACCGACCTGGTTGGGGCCGGGCCGCACCTGCATGTAACCCACCACGCGCCGCTCGAACCAGACACCGAGCAGGGTGGCCAGCACGGCGAAGACGAACGCGAAGAGGATCTTGATGAGTACCAGCCACCACGGATCCCGGCCGAAGTCGGCAAGCGTCGGATCCTGGGCCAGGTATGACGGGCTCACTGGTTACCCCCAGCGCTGTTGAGGAGCGGACCCGGGAGACCGGCCTCGTCGGCCGCCACCCGCCCGGCCGGCACGGCCGCGCTCGCTGCCGGAACGGAGATCCGGACGACAGCGCCGGACGTCGCCCCGAGGCTGCGACGCACTGTCGAGCCCGGCGAGTTCGTCGGCACCCAGACGACGCCGTCCGGCATCTCGGTGAGAGCCGCCGGCAGGGTCACTGCCCCCCGGTCGGTGCCGACAGTCACCGCGTCGCCGTCGGCGACACCGAGGGCCTCGGCGGTGCCCTTGCCCAGCCGGACGACCGGAGGGCGGGCAGTGCCGGCGAGGTGCTCGTCGCCCTCGGTCAGAGTGCCGAGGTCGACCAACTGGTGCCAGGTGGACAGCACGGCCTCCCCGGCGCGCGGCTGCGGCGTCGCGCCCGGCGACACCGACGGCGGCGTCGGCCGCTGGGTACGCGTGGCCGGCAGCGAGCCCAGTTCACGACGCACGCTCGGCACGTCGGCCGTGCCCAGTCGCACGTCCAGCAGAGCGGCGAGCGCGTCGAGCACCCGGCCGTCGTTCATCGCCGCGGTGTTCAGCACCGCATCGAACGGACGCAGCCGGCCCTCCCAGTCCAGGAAGCTGCCGGACTTCTCGACCACCGGCGCGACAGGCAGGACCACGTTCGCCCGCCGGGTCACAGCGCTGCCGCGCAGCTCCAGGCTGACAAGGAACGGCACCGCGTCCAGCGCGGTCTCGGCCAGCCGCGGGTCGGCCAGGTCGGCCGGGTCGACCCCGCCGACCACAAGCGCGCCGAGCTGACCGTTGGCGGCCGCCGCCAGAATGCCGTCGGTGTCCCGACCGGCCTGGCTCGGGATCACCCCGGCCGGGATGTCCCACGCCTCGCCCAGCTCGGCCCGCGCTGCCGGCTCGGTGACCAGCCGGCCACCGGGGAGCAGGTTGGGCAGGCAGCCCGCGTCGACAGCACCGCGGTCACCTGCGCGCCGCGGCACCCAGGCCACCTTCGCGCCGGTACGCCGTGCCACGTCCGCCGCGGCGGAGAGCCCACCCGGCACACTCGCCAACCGCTCGCCGACGAGAAGGATCGCGCCCGGCGCGCTCAGCGCCTCGGCGACTGTGGCGTGCTCGGCGAGAACGCTCGCCTCCTCGCCCGGCACCACCCGGGCCAGCTTGGCACCGAGCTTCTCCAGGCCGCGGGTGGCGAACGGCGCCAGCGCGTACACCGTCAGGGTCTTCTTCAGGTACGCCTTGCGCAGCCGCAGGAAGAGGATCGGGCACTCCTCCTCCGGCTCCAGGCCGACGAGCACCACAGCCGGCGCGTTCTCCACGTCGGTGTAGGTGACGTCGGTGACCCCGGCGACCGAGCTGGCCAGGAAGTCGGCCTCCTCGCGGGAGACCGGCCGTGCCCGGAAGTCGATGTCGTTGGTGTTCAGCGCGACCCGTGCGAACTTCGCGTACGCGTACGCGTCCTCGACGGTCAGCCGGCCGCCGGTGAGCACCGCCGTGCCCTGGCCGCTGTCGCGGGCCGCGCGCAGCCCGTCGGCGGCCACGGTGAGCGCCTCACTCCAGGACGCCTCGCGCAGCTCACCGGTGCGCTCGTCGCGCACCAGCGGGGTGGTCAGCCGGTCGGTGGCCCGGGTGTACTGGAAGCCCCACCGACCCTTGTCGCAGTTCCACTCCTCGTTGACCGCCGGCTCGTCGCCGGCCAGCCGGCGCAGGACCTTGCCGCGCCGCCAGTCGGTGCGCTGCCCGCAGCCGGCCGAGCAGTGCTCGCAGACGCTCGGGCTGGAGACCAGGTCGAACGGGCGGGCCCGGAAGCGGTACTGGGCGCCGGTCAGCGCACCCACCGGACAGATCTGCACGGTGTTGCCGGAGAAGTAGGAGTTGAACGGCACGTCGCCGGCGTCGCCCTCCTCGCCGTACGCGTCGTCCCGGTAGATGTTGATCTCCTCGGCGGACGACCGGCCCATCAGGTCGATGAACTTGTCGCCGGCGATCTCCTCGGAGAACCGGGTGCAGCGCTGGCACAGCACGCAACGCTCGCGGTCCAGCAGCACCTGGCTGCTGATCGCCATCGGCTTCTCGTACTCCCGCTTGTGCTCGTGGAAGCGCGAGTCGGTGCGGCCTGTGGACATCGCCTGGTTCTGCAGCGGGCACTCGCCGCCCTTGTCGCACATCGGGCAGTCCAGCGGGTGATTGAGCAGGAGAAGCTCCATCACCCCCTCCTGCGCCTTCTTGGCGACGGGCGAGGTGAGCTGGGTGCGGACCACCATGCCGTCGGCGACGGTCTGGGTGCAGGAGGCAACAGGCTTGCGCTGCCCCTCCACCTCGACCAGGCACTGCCGGCACGCACCGGCCGGGGCCAGCAGCGGGTGGTCGCAGAACCGGGGGATCTCGGTGCCCATCTGCTCGGCGACCCGGATCAGCAGCGTCCCCTTGGGGGCGGTGACCTCGACGCCGTCGATGGTGAGGGTGACGGTCTCGGTCTGCTTGGCTACGTCCGTCATCAGTGAGCTCCAACCAGCTGCTTGTCGGAGAGCTTCGGCGCGGTACGTCCCTCGATGTAGTCGAGGTAGTCCTGCTTGAAGTACTTCAGCGACGAGGTCACCGAGCTGGTCGCACCGTCACCGAGGCCGCAGAACGAACGGCCCAGGATGTTGTCGCAGGTGTCCAGCAGGGTTTCCAGGTCCTCGTGGGTGCCCTGACCGGAGAGGATCCGCCGGTAGACCCGGACCATCCAGTAGTTGCCCTCGCGGCACGGGGTGCACTTCCCGCACGACTCGTGGTGGTAGAACTCCAGCCACCGGTAGGTCGCGTAGACCGGGCAGTCCTGGTCGGAGAAGATCTGCGTGGCCGTGGTGCCGAGGATCGAGCCGGCCGCCGCCACGCCCTCGAAGTCCAGCGGGACGTCCAGGTGCTCGGCGGCGAGCAGCGGGGTGGACGAGCCGCCCGGGGTCCAGAACCTCAGGTTGTGGCCCGGCTGCATCCCGCCGGCAAGCTCCAGCAGCTCGCGCAGCGTCACGCCCATCGAGCACTCGTACTGGCCGGGGTTCACGATCCGGCCGGAGAGCGAGTAGATCATCGGCCCGGACGACTTCTCCGTGCCCATGGACTTCCACCAGTCCGCCCCGCCGAGCACGATCGGCGGCACGCTGGCGATGGTGCCGACGTTGTTCACCACCGTCGGGCTGGCGTACAGGCCGTGGGTGGCCGGGAACGGCGGACGCAGCCGGGGCTGGCCGCGGAACCCCTCCAGGGAGTCCAGCAGCGCCGTCTCCTCGCCACAGATGTACGCCCCGGCGCCGGAGTGCACCACCAGCTCCAGGTCGAAGCCGCTGCGCAGGATGTTCCGGCCCAGGTAGCCCTTGTCGTACGCCTCCTGGACAGCGTTGCGCAGCCGGCGCGCGGCGTGCACCGCCTCGCCCCGGATGTAGATGTAGGCGCGGCTGGCCCGGATCGCGTACGACGCGATGATCACGCCTTCGACCAGCGCGTGCGGGTCGTGGGTCATCAGCGGCAGGTCCTTGCAGGTCCCCGGCTCGCCCTCG from Micromonospora profundi harbors:
- a CDS encoding NADH-quinone oxidoreductase subunit G, which translates into the protein MTDVAKQTETVTLTIDGVEVTAPKGTLLIRVAEQMGTEIPRFCDHPLLAPAGACRQCLVEVEGQRKPVASCTQTVADGMVVRTQLTSPVAKKAQEGVMELLLLNHPLDCPMCDKGGECPLQNQAMSTGRTDSRFHEHKREYEKPMAISSQVLLDRERCVLCQRCTRFSEEIAGDKFIDLMGRSSAEEINIYRDDAYGEEGDAGDVPFNSYFSGNTVQICPVGALTGAQYRFRARPFDLVSSPSVCEHCSAGCGQRTDWRRGKVLRRLAGDEPAVNEEWNCDKGRWGFQYTRATDRLTTPLVRDERTGELREASWSEALTVAADGLRAARDSGQGTAVLTGGRLTVEDAYAYAKFARVALNTNDIDFRARPVSREEADFLASSVAGVTDVTYTDVENAPAVVLVGLEPEEECPILFLRLRKAYLKKTLTVYALAPFATRGLEKLGAKLARVVPGEEASVLAEHATVAEALSAPGAILLVGERLASVPGGLSAAADVARRTGAKVAWVPRRAGDRGAVDAGCLPNLLPGGRLVTEPAARAELGEAWDIPAGVIPSQAGRDTDGILAAAANGQLGALVVGGVDPADLADPRLAETALDAVPFLVSLELRGSAVTRRANVVLPVAPVVEKSGSFLDWEGRLRPFDAVLNTAAMNDGRVLDALAALLDVRLGTADVPSVRRELGSLPATRTQRPTPPSVSPGATPQPRAGEAVLSTWHQLVDLGTLTEGDEHLAGTARPPVVRLGKGTAEALGVADGDAVTVGTDRGAVTLPAALTEMPDGVVWVPTNSPGSTVRRSLGATSGAVVRISVPAASAAVPAGRVAADEAGLPGPLLNSAGGNQ
- the nuoF gene encoding NADH-quinone oxidoreductase subunit NuoF: MTTPRPETLAKLTPVLTKRWLSPDAWRIGTYEQLDGYAALRKALKAHPDDLIQLIKDSGLRGRGGAGFPTGLKWGFIPQGDGKPHYLVVNADEGEPGTCKDLPLMTHDPHALVEGVIIASYAIRASRAYIYIRGEAVHAARRLRNAVQEAYDKGYLGRNILRSGFDLELVVHSGAGAYICGEETALLDSLEGFRGQPRLRPPFPATHGLYASPTVVNNVGTIASVPPIVLGGADWWKSMGTEKSSGPMIYSLSGRIVNPGQYECSMGVTLRELLELAGGMQPGHNLRFWTPGGSSTPLLAAEHLDVPLDFEGVAAAGSILGTTATQIFSDQDCPVYATYRWLEFYHHESCGKCTPCREGNYWMVRVYRRILSGQGTHEDLETLLDTCDNILGRSFCGLGDGATSSVTSSLKYFKQDYLDYIEGRTAPKLSDKQLVGAH